One stretch of Lytechinus variegatus isolate NC3 chromosome 17, Lvar_3.0, whole genome shotgun sequence DNA includes these proteins:
- the LOC121430717 gene encoding uncharacterized protein LOC121430717 isoform X1, whose product MASYIIHILLYMCLNLRLRFVVGQDYTYLGCFYDNNRREPLPDLIYCERDTYPYDSCQNTCGPQAQYCQSQEMTIELCRDICADQNMRYFGLQTGTQCLCGGFFASYNVRGQPEGNDTCNRPCSGNSSQMCGSDFQASVYQINESPSDCFNPGYVLNGDQSQQDSSFYNASDVIDFATVCPPPSIKDGATSITCTASGNWTNPPPTCTVRCVTPTAPMYANFSSWQTLNDNYAVDDEVFFDCDMDPSRTNQTLTCGYYGDWEPLPMMDLDCPETPPTTDGSTTTNVTATTPTTVSSTASVNDSTSSTTNETTTLGGPPTTDSTTMSVSTAPTSTDQTTSTSSSPSASPSSPSPSMTDDSTTRQPITMTSSPGGQDPSTPVVTDGGGGSTTVNRDILTGDDMNLVPIIVGVAAAFLVIILIIIVVSVYCSRKGRQKTKKIPFDPALGASFGNPAFEEDEEAETARRGFVQENDYGDRQTYDIGVSDYAMANDEVDRAPPDGKDSSVFLPDNGTEDVTYAVVNKNRQGSVTSFKPDDHRVSWATLPQNQSNGVSDAYYTDPNNQVATPL is encoded by the exons ATTACACCTATCTTGGATGTTTCTATGACAATAACAGAAGAGAACCCCTTCCTGATCTGATTTACTGTGAAAGAGATACATACCCTTACGATTCATGTCAGAATACATGTGGACCACAAGCTCAGTACTGTCAATCTCAAGAGATGACAATTGAACTATGCAGAGATATTTGTGCTGATCAGAACATGAGATACTTCGGACTTCAAACAGGCACACAGTGCCTTTGTGGTGGATTCTTTGCATCTTATAATGTTCGGGGCCAACCAGAAGGGAATGATACATGTAACAGACCATGTTCAGGAAATTCAAGTCAAATGTGTGGATCAGATTTTCAAGCTAGCGTCTATCAAATAAATG AATCACCATCAGACTGTTTTAATCCAGGATATGTTTTAAACGGTGACCAATCACAGCAGGATAGTTCCTTTTACAACGCAAGTGACGTCATCGATTTCGCCACCGTCTGTCCACCACCGAGTATCAAGGATGGCGCCACATCTATCACGTGTACTGCATCCGGGAACTGGACAAACCCTCCTCCTACCTGTACGGTCAGGTGTGTCACGCCCACTGCACCCATGTATGCTAATTTCAGCTCATGGCAGACATTGAATGACAACTACGCAGTCGATGATGAAGTCTTCTTTGATTGTGATATGGATCCTTCGAGGACGAATCAAACATTGACTTGTGGTTACTATGGCGACTGGGAACCCTTGCCAATGATGGACCTGGATTGTCCTG AAACCCCGCCAACGACTGATGGATCTACAACCACTAATGTTACAGCTACAACTCCAACAACTGTTTCATCAACAGCATCTGTAAATGATTCAACATCTTCTACAACAAATGAAACAACAACTTTAGGAG GGCCCCCAACAACAGACTCGACCACAATGTCCGTCTCAACAGCACCCACGTCGACAGACCAAACCACCTCGACATCGTCCTCACCAAGTGCCTCACCATCGAGCCCGTCACCATCAATGACTGACGACAGCACAACCCGACAGCCGATCACGATGACGTCATCACCAGGCGGGCAAGACCCATCCACACCCGTTGTTACAGATGGCGGTGGTGGATCAACAACTGTCAACAGAGATATATTAACAGGAGATGATATGA ATCTCGTACCAATCATCGTTGGAGTAGCAGCTGCTTTCCTCGTgatcatcctcattatcattgTCGTATCCGTTTATTGCTCAAG GAAAGGAAGGCAAAAGACGAAGAAGATACCCTTTGACCCAGCCCTGGGAGCCAGTTTTGGAAACCCCGCATTCGAAGAAGACGAGGAGGCCGAGACGGCGCGACGTGGTTTCGTGCAGGAGAACGACTACGGTGACAGGCAGACATACGACATCGGTGTATCCGACTATGCCATGGCGAACGACGAGGTCGACAGGGCTCCACCGGATGGGAAGGATTCATCGGTCTTCCTCCCTGACAACGGAACGGAGGACGTGACCTACGCGGTGGTGAACAAAAACAGACAAGGTAGCGTAACAAGTTTTAAGCCGGACGACCATAGGGTTTCATGGGCTACTTTACCGCAGAATCAAAGCAATGGAGTTAGCGATGCCTATTACACAGACCCTAACAACCAAGTAGCAACGCCTTTGTAA
- the LOC121430717 gene encoding uncharacterized protein LOC121430717 isoform X3, whose product MASYIIHILLYMCLNLRLRFVVGQDYTYLGCFYDNNRREPLPDLIYCERDTYPYDSCQNTCGPQAQYCQSQEMTIELCRDICADQNMRYFGLQTGTQCLCGGFFASYNVRGQPEGNDTCNRPCSGNSSQMCGSDFQASVYQINESPSDCFNPGYVLNGDQSQQDSSFYNASDVIDFATVCPPPSIKDGATSITCTASGNWTNPPPTCTVRCVTPTAPMYANFSSWQTLNDNYAVDDEVFFDCDMDPSRTNQTLTCGYYGDWEPLPMMDLDCPGPPTTDSTTMSVSTAPTSTDQTTSTSSSPSASPSSPSPSMTDDSTTRQPITMTSSPGGQDPSTPVVTDGGGGSTTVNRDILTGDDMNLVPIIVGVAAAFLVIILIIIVVSVYCSRKGRQKTKKIPFDPALGASFGNPAFEEDEEAETARRGFVQENDYGDRQTYDIGVSDYAMANDEVDRAPPDGKDSSVFLPDNGTEDVTYAVVNKNRQGSVTSFKPDDHRVSWATLPQNQSNGVSDAYYTDPNNQVATPL is encoded by the exons ATTACACCTATCTTGGATGTTTCTATGACAATAACAGAAGAGAACCCCTTCCTGATCTGATTTACTGTGAAAGAGATACATACCCTTACGATTCATGTCAGAATACATGTGGACCACAAGCTCAGTACTGTCAATCTCAAGAGATGACAATTGAACTATGCAGAGATATTTGTGCTGATCAGAACATGAGATACTTCGGACTTCAAACAGGCACACAGTGCCTTTGTGGTGGATTCTTTGCATCTTATAATGTTCGGGGCCAACCAGAAGGGAATGATACATGTAACAGACCATGTTCAGGAAATTCAAGTCAAATGTGTGGATCAGATTTTCAAGCTAGCGTCTATCAAATAAATG AATCACCATCAGACTGTTTTAATCCAGGATATGTTTTAAACGGTGACCAATCACAGCAGGATAGTTCCTTTTACAACGCAAGTGACGTCATCGATTTCGCCACCGTCTGTCCACCACCGAGTATCAAGGATGGCGCCACATCTATCACGTGTACTGCATCCGGGAACTGGACAAACCCTCCTCCTACCTGTACGGTCAGGTGTGTCACGCCCACTGCACCCATGTATGCTAATTTCAGCTCATGGCAGACATTGAATGACAACTACGCAGTCGATGATGAAGTCTTCTTTGATTGTGATATGGATCCTTCGAGGACGAATCAAACATTGACTTGTGGTTACTATGGCGACTGGGAACCCTTGCCAATGATGGACCTGGATTGTCCTG GGCCCCCAACAACAGACTCGACCACAATGTCCGTCTCAACAGCACCCACGTCGACAGACCAAACCACCTCGACATCGTCCTCACCAAGTGCCTCACCATCGAGCCCGTCACCATCAATGACTGACGACAGCACAACCCGACAGCCGATCACGATGACGTCATCACCAGGCGGGCAAGACCCATCCACACCCGTTGTTACAGATGGCGGTGGTGGATCAACAACTGTCAACAGAGATATATTAACAGGAGATGATATGA ATCTCGTACCAATCATCGTTGGAGTAGCAGCTGCTTTCCTCGTgatcatcctcattatcattgTCGTATCCGTTTATTGCTCAAG GAAAGGAAGGCAAAAGACGAAGAAGATACCCTTTGACCCAGCCCTGGGAGCCAGTTTTGGAAACCCCGCATTCGAAGAAGACGAGGAGGCCGAGACGGCGCGACGTGGTTTCGTGCAGGAGAACGACTACGGTGACAGGCAGACATACGACATCGGTGTATCCGACTATGCCATGGCGAACGACGAGGTCGACAGGGCTCCACCGGATGGGAAGGATTCATCGGTCTTCCTCCCTGACAACGGAACGGAGGACGTGACCTACGCGGTGGTGAACAAAAACAGACAAGGTAGCGTAACAAGTTTTAAGCCGGACGACCATAGGGTTTCATGGGCTACTTTACCGCAGAATCAAAGCAATGGAGTTAGCGATGCCTATTACACAGACCCTAACAACCAAGTAGCAACGCCTTTGTAA
- the LOC121430797 gene encoding retinol dehydrogenase 8-like — protein sequence MAPQIVLMTGCSAGIGLATAKRLALDIDQRYIVIASVIAMSEKANLVAAVGGSLNKTIFIRELDVTNDTNISDVVRDVIREHGRIDILISVAGVGFVEIPERVTREQIDKIFSVNTIGPIRLAQAVLPHMKKRRAGRIVIVSSDMSRQAWPYFDLYCATKFGVEGFFEALASSVRAFNIRVCLVEPGPITTGLLDSLQNDLQKLINDKTVDDIELRQLLGLNRDLSDMERTRSAEDVAVDLTTRCLDVDEPVLRHLLLDDKFMSATREALADLTGESTVAFMRKQLGH from the exons ATGGCTCCTCAAATCGTTCTTATGACCGGGTGTTCAGCAGGCATCGGTCTGGCGACAGCCAAACGTCTTGCTCTGGACATAGATCAGCGTTACATCGTCATAGCCTCCGTCATCGCCATGTCGGAAAAGGCGAATCTCGTGGCCGCCGTAGGGGGCTCcctgaataaaacaatttttatcaGGGAGTTGGATGTTACAAACGATACCAACATTTCCGACGTAGTTCGTGACGTCATCAGAGAACACGGCAGGATTGATATATTAA TTAGTGTTGCTGGAGTCGGATTCGTTGAAATTCCCGAAAGGGTCACGCGGGAGCAGATCgacaaaattttcagcgttaatACTATTGGACCAATAAGGCTAGCTCAGGCGGTCTTGCCTCACATGAAAAAGAGAAGAGCGGGTAGAATTGTCATTGTATCGAGTGACATGTCTAGGCAAG CTTGGCCATACTTCGATCTTTACTGCGCAACAAAGTTCGGTGTTGAGGGGTTTTTCGAAGCTCTGGCATCCAGCGTGAGAGCTTTTAACATTAG gGTGTGTCTAGTGGAGCCAGGCCCGATCACTACCGGGCTTTTGGATAGTCTACAAAATGACTTGCAGAAACTGATAAACGACAAAACGGTAGATGACATCGAACTCCGCCAGCTTCTTGGCCTGAATCGAGACTTGTCTGACATGGAGAGAACCCGCAGCGCGGAAGATGTCGCAGTGGACTTGACCACGCGATGTTTAGACGTCGACGAACCAGTACTTCGACATCTACTTCTTGATGATAAATTCATGAGTGCTACCCGAGAAGCGTTGGCGGACCTTACAGGAGAGAGTACGGTTGCATTCATGCGCAAACAACTTGGACATTGA
- the LOC121430717 gene encoding cell wall integrity and stress response component 4-like isoform X2: protein MASYIIHILLYMCLNLRLRFVVGQDYTYLGCFYDNNRREPLPDLIYCERDTYPYDSCQNTCGPQAQYCQSQEMTIELCRDICADQNMRYFGLQTGTQCLCGGFFASYNVRGQPEGNDTCNRPCSGNSSQMCGSDFQASVYQINESPSDCFNPGYVLNGDQSQQDSSFYNASDVIDFATVCPPPSIKDGATSITCTASGNWTNPPPTCTVRCVTPTAPMYANFSSWQTLNDNYAVDDEVFFDCDMDPSRTNQTLTCGYYGDWEPLPMMDLDCPETPPTTDGSTTTNVTATTPTTVSSTASVNDSTSSTTNETTTLGGPPTTDSTTMSVSTAPTSTDQTTSTSSSPSASPSSPSPSMTDDSTTRQPITMTSSPGGQDPSTPVVTDGGGGSTTVNRDILTGDDMNLVPIIVGVAAAFLVIILIIIVVSVYCSRKGRQKTKKIPFDPALGASFGNPAFEEDEEAETARRGFVQENDYGDRQTYDIGVSDYAMANDEVDRAPPDGKDSSVFLPDNGTEDVTYAVVNKNRQDAVEP, encoded by the exons ATTACACCTATCTTGGATGTTTCTATGACAATAACAGAAGAGAACCCCTTCCTGATCTGATTTACTGTGAAAGAGATACATACCCTTACGATTCATGTCAGAATACATGTGGACCACAAGCTCAGTACTGTCAATCTCAAGAGATGACAATTGAACTATGCAGAGATATTTGTGCTGATCAGAACATGAGATACTTCGGACTTCAAACAGGCACACAGTGCCTTTGTGGTGGATTCTTTGCATCTTATAATGTTCGGGGCCAACCAGAAGGGAATGATACATGTAACAGACCATGTTCAGGAAATTCAAGTCAAATGTGTGGATCAGATTTTCAAGCTAGCGTCTATCAAATAAATG AATCACCATCAGACTGTTTTAATCCAGGATATGTTTTAAACGGTGACCAATCACAGCAGGATAGTTCCTTTTACAACGCAAGTGACGTCATCGATTTCGCCACCGTCTGTCCACCACCGAGTATCAAGGATGGCGCCACATCTATCACGTGTACTGCATCCGGGAACTGGACAAACCCTCCTCCTACCTGTACGGTCAGGTGTGTCACGCCCACTGCACCCATGTATGCTAATTTCAGCTCATGGCAGACATTGAATGACAACTACGCAGTCGATGATGAAGTCTTCTTTGATTGTGATATGGATCCTTCGAGGACGAATCAAACATTGACTTGTGGTTACTATGGCGACTGGGAACCCTTGCCAATGATGGACCTGGATTGTCCTG AAACCCCGCCAACGACTGATGGATCTACAACCACTAATGTTACAGCTACAACTCCAACAACTGTTTCATCAACAGCATCTGTAAATGATTCAACATCTTCTACAACAAATGAAACAACAACTTTAGGAG GGCCCCCAACAACAGACTCGACCACAATGTCCGTCTCAACAGCACCCACGTCGACAGACCAAACCACCTCGACATCGTCCTCACCAAGTGCCTCACCATCGAGCCCGTCACCATCAATGACTGACGACAGCACAACCCGACAGCCGATCACGATGACGTCATCACCAGGCGGGCAAGACCCATCCACACCCGTTGTTACAGATGGCGGTGGTGGATCAACAACTGTCAACAGAGATATATTAACAGGAGATGATATGA ATCTCGTACCAATCATCGTTGGAGTAGCAGCTGCTTTCCTCGTgatcatcctcattatcattgTCGTATCCGTTTATTGCTCAAG GAAAGGAAGGCAAAAGACGAAGAAGATACCCTTTGACCCAGCCCTGGGAGCCAGTTTTGGAAACCCCGCATTCGAAGAAGACGAGGAGGCCGAGACGGCGCGACGTGGTTTCGTGCAGGAGAACGACTACGGTGACAGGCAGACATACGACATCGGTGTATCCGACTATGCCATGGCGAACGACGAGGTCGACAGGGCTCCACCGGATGGGAAGGATTCATCGGTCTTCCTCCCTGACAACGGAACGGAGGACGTGACCTACGCGGTGGTGAACAAAAACAGACAAG acGCAGTGGAACCGTAG